The stretch of DNA TAACCAAAATAGATGCAGCGGTATGTTACTTACGTAGCTCAGACAAAGCGACAAGAATGCAAGTCAATCAGAGTAGATGAGTAGCTTACTTGCTGAATCATAAAGCACATCGGCTCCGAGAATAATATCAGGGTGCAAATCAAACACAGGTTCATCCCAATCTCCCCAAGTAAGTCCCAATACCTGCATGGTTAAGTATGAGTTACTACTTGCACAAAGTAGAGCTGCTTTCGAAGGATGCAACCTGTAACAAATAATAACTTCAGATCAAAGCTTACCGTGCAGTTGGCGTTATTGAGACTACATATTTGCCGTATATTGTCCAGTACCTGCTCATTGCCAACGAAAGCGGAAAGCTATAAGCATTGAGTCATCAATAAGTACTATTGAAAACTAAAAGAAGGTTTAGCCGGGATGGGGTTGAGCTAACTTCTGCATTATGTGCAATGTCTGTCAGCGTAACATCTGCTCCAACTTTTGCAGCTACTAAACCCGGTAGCGAGGTTCCCGCACCAAGCTGTAAGCCATAGACACGAATCAGAAAAGCATAAAAATAATCAATAAATCCTTTTATTGCGgaacaaaaaatgaaaaataagaacgaCACTTGCAATGCCGAGAAATTTCAAGTTGCAGAATGGAAAAATAGCTGTTCcatccaaacaaacaaaaaaactcaCGACAAAGGAATGTGAATTGCACCGACACAGAGAATAAGGACCTTTTCAAAGCTCAAGCATGGAGAAGTACCCTATGTTAAGCACTGGAACTTGTTCTGTAGAGAATCTGAAGGATGATTAGTACCTCGACAACTCTGGAGCGGGAGAAGCGCGGCCTCTGCTGCCACACGTATTCCGCGAGGATGACGCTGCATGGCCAGACGAACATCCCGTAATCCTCCTCTATGTTCTGCACACCGGTTGATAAGCATGCAGTTTGTCAAGGCAGTCAAATTGAAGAAAGATAGCATTATCGCTGGAAGACATCCGTGCACCAGTCCTGGTGGCAGACGCATTTCGCCGAACGGCTGAGCTGCATCCACGAGCTGAGACGGACGAACCTCGACGATGTCGACGCGGAGGTCGTGGTCGCTCTCGGCAGAGGCGCCGCCGAAGTAGTGGCGCGAGACCGTGGTCATGCGCGGCGGCggagcgcgcc from Triticum dicoccoides isolate Atlit2015 ecotype Zavitan chromosome 6A, WEW_v2.0, whole genome shotgun sequence encodes:
- the LOC119314557 gene encoding methyltransferase-like protein 23: MDSASASASSSEAEEEPGRAPPPRMTTVSRHYFGGASAESDHDLRVDIVENIEEDYGMFVWPCSVILAEYVWQQRPRFSRSRVVELGAGTSLPGLVAAKVGADVTLTDIAHNAEVLDNIRQICSLNNANCTVLGLTWGDWDEPVFDLHPDIILGADVLYDSAKFDDLFATVTFLLENSPGAVFITTYHNRSGHHLIEFLMVKWGLKCLKLLDGFSFLPSCKAESLHGNIQLVEITLEKEKPK